In Burkholderia pyrrocinia, the following proteins share a genomic window:
- a CDS encoding NUDIX hydrolase, which translates to MESDRNVLETIVRGVEGCGIPVETDWTTAKRYLADDDRQWKFSAVLVAIVARREPTILLTKRSSGLSEYSSHVSFPGGRPAESDGNIGATALREAFEEIRLEPGAIRVVGCLPIHKTRKRNHAIFPVIGILPETANWEAAPAEVEEIFEFPFSTLLNPDLPRQYSDGERAGAWYWADQTQDIWGVTARILKSLAGLVLDAACGESVRRG; encoded by the coding sequence ATGGAATCCGACAGAAACGTCCTGGAAACGATCGTACGCGGCGTGGAAGGCTGCGGAATCCCCGTCGAAACGGATTGGACCACGGCGAAGCGATACCTCGCGGACGACGATAGGCAGTGGAAATTCTCGGCTGTCCTGGTCGCGATCGTAGCGCGGCGCGAGCCGACGATCCTGCTGACCAAGCGTTCGTCGGGGCTCAGCGAATATTCGTCGCATGTGAGTTTCCCGGGCGGACGTCCGGCGGAGTCCGACGGCAATATCGGTGCGACTGCACTGCGCGAGGCGTTCGAGGAAATTCGCCTCGAGCCCGGCGCGATCCGGGTAGTCGGGTGCTTGCCGATTCATAAAACCAGAAAGCGCAACCACGCCATTTTTCCCGTGATCGGCATCCTGCCGGAAACGGCTAACTGGGAGGCGGCACCGGCCGAAGTCGAGGAGATCTTCGAGTTTCCGTTTTCCACGCTGCTGAATCCGGATCTGCCAAGGCAATACAGCGACGGCGAACGCGCGGGCGCCTGGTATTGGGCGGACCAGACGCAGGACATCTGGGGAGTGACCGCACGCATCCTGAAGTCGCTCGCAGGTCTGGTTCTCGACGCTGCGTGCGGCGAAAGCGTGCGTCGAGGTTAG
- a CDS encoding anti-sigma factor family protein, with translation MKMDDILLMAYVDGELTSHQREEVDRAIGTSADIARRVALFEASVLPYQRAFQHEESPPVPQSLVRKVAEIAQAYAAPSDLSAVGDGRLMNPPVSRPDVRGPSSAPVRSRFRMMVPWLAVAFVAGAFCCGAILHFAPGAAQSGFAPQGAPVTAQTRTSPWIMAAVNYQRLYTRDTVAFDSSNLAAAAHTVENIRRDDGLRIRIPDLRSVGLTFKRIQRLNFNRKPLVQIVYLPEKGMPVALCVMKDERPDTVLTQQQVGSMDVVTWRRARITYALIAMPGDADLGAIGKRIAENGMEEMLGQLRQAGQALAS, from the coding sequence ATGAAAATGGACGACATCCTGCTCATGGCATACGTGGATGGAGAACTCACGTCGCACCAGCGCGAGGAAGTCGACAGGGCGATTGGAACGTCGGCCGATATCGCCAGGCGGGTTGCCTTGTTCGAAGCATCGGTGTTGCCCTATCAGCGTGCCTTTCAGCATGAGGAATCGCCGCCGGTGCCGCAGAGCCTGGTACGCAAGGTCGCCGAAATCGCGCAAGCGTACGCCGCACCTTCGGACCTCTCCGCGGTTGGCGACGGTCGTCTCATGAATCCGCCGGTGTCACGGCCCGACGTACGCGGGCCGTCTTCCGCGCCGGTACGCTCGCGCTTTCGCATGATGGTGCCGTGGCTCGCAGTGGCCTTCGTCGCGGGTGCGTTCTGTTGTGGCGCGATACTGCACTTCGCGCCGGGCGCGGCTCAAAGCGGTTTCGCGCCGCAGGGCGCACCGGTGACTGCGCAGACCAGGACGTCCCCATGGATCATGGCGGCCGTGAATTATCAGCGGCTCTATACGCGCGACACCGTTGCTTTCGATTCGTCGAATCTTGCTGCCGCCGCGCATACGGTGGAAAACATTCGCCGGGACGACGGGCTGCGGATACGGATTCCGGACCTGCGCTCGGTCGGGCTGACATTCAAGCGTATACAGCGACTGAATTTCAACCGCAAACCGCTGGTGCAGATCGTCTATCTGCCAGAAAAAGGCATGCCCGTGGCGCTGTGCGTGATGAAGGACGAAAGGCCCGACACGGTGCTCACCCAACAACAGGTCGGCAGTATGGATGTCGTGACCTGGCGCCGCGCCAGGATCACCTATGCGCTGATCGCCATGCCCGGAGACGCAGACCTCGGTGCAATCGGCAAGCGGATAGCCGAAAACGGTATGGAAGAAATGCTCGGTCAGCTGCGGCAGGCTGGCCAGGCGCTCGCGAGCTGA
- a CDS encoding RNA polymerase sigma factor yields the protein MTAAELSAMLPAMLPRLWAFALRIAGDRHDAEDLVQCACVRALERAHQLRPGTAPLSWMFSIVQSTWLNELRARSVRRRSGMDWDDDFLETVSDPAAPTLEQQALDAQIVRAVQLLPEAQRVVMLLVGVEGFSYSEAAEALDVPIGTIMSRLSRARQAIGSLFSDRKERRVKSAANSEDQGA from the coding sequence ATGACCGCAGCCGAACTGTCCGCCATGCTCCCTGCGATGCTTCCGCGTCTCTGGGCATTCGCGCTGCGAATCGCCGGTGATCGACACGACGCCGAGGATCTCGTGCAGTGCGCGTGCGTTCGCGCGCTCGAACGCGCGCATCAATTGCGACCGGGAACTGCGCCGCTTAGCTGGATGTTTTCGATCGTGCAATCCACCTGGCTCAACGAGCTCCGCGCACGAAGCGTGCGCCGGCGCTCGGGCATGGACTGGGACGACGACTTCCTCGAAACCGTCTCCGATCCCGCTGCACCGACACTCGAACAGCAGGCGCTGGATGCACAGATCGTCAGGGCCGTGCAGCTGCTGCCTGAAGCGCAGCGCGTGGTCATGCTGCTGGTCGGCGTGGAGGGGTTCAGCTATAGCGAGGCGGCCGAAGCGCTCGACGTACCCATCGGTACGATCATGAGCCGGCTTTCGCGCGCTCGCCAGGCGATCGGTTCCCTGTTCAGCGATCGAAAAGAACGACGTGTGAAAAGCGCGGCGAATAGTGAGGATCAGGGGGCATGA
- a CDS encoding CPBP family intramembrane glutamic endopeptidase — translation MAALTWCAIFLAALAAILKTSRRLTLVLLAIGYGLAFASGQLQPIALVPIALLVGTGVLLQRNPSSVGTFLCNAVFCIIAVGLFQHWLPGFDNLKVVQAERLTPDAAPYTMYLNFDKPLVAFWLVLAYPWVQPKRSMSTLAILTVVACAATSAVCLLFAWWGGAIAWAPKWPHFAWLWVLDNVLLVAFAEEALFRGYIQGGTARLMRAQPDAGWFALLVGAVLFGLAHYQGGALLVLLAGLSGVGYGLAYRAGGLQSAMLAHFGVNLVQFGLLTYPFIARA, via the coding sequence ATGGCCGCATTGACGTGGTGTGCGATTTTTCTTGCGGCACTGGCGGCGATTTTAAAGACGTCTCGCCGACTGACCCTGGTCCTTCTCGCGATCGGCTATGGACTCGCGTTCGCGTCGGGACAGTTGCAACCGATCGCGCTCGTGCCGATCGCGCTTCTGGTCGGCACCGGCGTGCTGCTGCAGCGGAATCCGTCGTCCGTCGGCACGTTTTTGTGCAACGCCGTCTTCTGCATCATTGCGGTCGGCCTGTTTCAGCATTGGCTCCCCGGTTTCGACAACCTCAAGGTGGTTCAAGCGGAGCGTCTTACGCCGGACGCCGCGCCTTACACGATGTATCTCAACTTCGATAAGCCGCTGGTCGCGTTCTGGCTGGTCCTTGCATACCCTTGGGTTCAGCCGAAGAGGTCCATGTCGACGCTGGCGATTTTGACGGTCGTGGCGTGCGCGGCAACATCGGCGGTGTGCCTCTTGTTCGCGTGGTGGGGTGGGGCGATTGCATGGGCGCCGAAGTGGCCGCATTTCGCGTGGCTGTGGGTACTCGATAACGTGCTCCTGGTCGCGTTCGCGGAAGAAGCACTTTTCCGGGGCTATATCCAGGGAGGAACAGCGCGGTTGATGCGCGCGCAACCGGATGCAGGCTGGTTCGCGCTGCTGGTTGGCGCCGTTCTGTTCGGCCTTGCTCATTATCAGGGCGGCGCGTTGCTGGTTCTGCTGGCTGGCTTGTCCGGCGTCGGATACGGGCTCGCCTATCGCGCCGGCGGACTGCAATCGGCAATGCTCGCGCACTTCGGTGTCAATCTGGTGCAGTTCGGCTTGTTGACCTATCCATTCATCGCTCGGGCCTGA
- a CDS encoding CynX/NimT family MFS transporter, with amino-acid sequence MGTVRSGKIMRQSTDTRKAVAAVALLILSVALRPPIVSIGPVLESIQQSFGLSYTQASLLTAIPDICMGVFALAAPGVARRLGTDNAVVAALALLCVAMIARALAGSAGVLLLCTVLTGIGIAISGSLIGGWVKQHFARDATFFMGIYSAGLSVGATVAASASGYIAQNFGGWRVAVAWWSVLCVTAIVSWRGLARRFQEAKTAEAQPPKAVHVPRAVGLPWGNIHAWRVAAYFGASQFIVYACFAWLASSSAELRIETLSPGLVLGLFACVFALSSFGMGMKAGRATDRRGWLGLASAITAVGLGGLAFAPTACPVSCIVLIAIGQGMCFTLAMTLPLDNTPTPAAANAWSVFMLFVGYLIAALGPLAFGYLRDRTDGYFASYFMLFLVAAGITLMVPLLRPASVAKHAPVPAASESP; translated from the coding sequence GTGGGCACGGTCAGGTCAGGGAAAATCATGCGTCAATCCACTGATACCAGAAAGGCAGTTGCAGCCGTCGCGCTGTTGATACTCTCGGTCGCATTGCGACCGCCTATCGTTTCGATCGGGCCGGTACTCGAATCGATCCAGCAGAGCTTTGGCCTGAGCTACACGCAGGCGTCGCTGCTGACCGCGATCCCGGACATCTGCATGGGCGTCTTTGCACTTGCCGCACCGGGCGTAGCGCGAAGACTGGGGACGGACAACGCGGTCGTGGCCGCGCTGGCGCTGTTGTGCGTCGCGATGATCGCCCGCGCGCTGGCCGGCTCTGCCGGCGTGCTGCTGTTGTGTACCGTCTTGACCGGAATCGGCATCGCGATTTCAGGTTCGCTGATCGGCGGCTGGGTGAAGCAGCACTTTGCGCGCGACGCGACGTTCTTCATGGGCATATACAGCGCGGGGCTCAGCGTCGGCGCGACTGTCGCGGCGAGCGCTTCGGGTTATATCGCGCAGAACTTCGGCGGTTGGCGCGTGGCCGTCGCATGGTGGAGCGTGCTCTGCGTCACGGCGATCGTGAGCTGGCGCGGATTGGCTCGGCGTTTCCAGGAGGCGAAGACCGCTGAAGCGCAACCTCCGAAAGCAGTGCACGTGCCGCGAGCGGTCGGCCTTCCGTGGGGCAACATCCACGCATGGCGGGTCGCGGCCTACTTCGGCGCCAGCCAGTTCATCGTGTATGCATGCTTTGCATGGCTCGCGTCGTCGAGTGCCGAACTGCGTATCGAGACGCTCTCTCCCGGTCTCGTATTGGGCCTCTTCGCGTGCGTGTTCGCGCTCAGCAGCTTCGGAATGGGCATGAAGGCCGGCCGCGCCACCGATCGGCGCGGCTGGCTCGGCCTCGCGTCGGCCATCACGGCAGTCGGCCTCGGCGGACTGGCGTTTGCGCCGACAGCCTGTCCGGTATCGTGCATTGTCCTGATCGCGATCGGACAAGGCATGTGCTTCACGCTCGCCATGACCCTGCCGCTCGACAACACACCCACACCCGCCGCGGCCAACGCGTGGAGCGTATTCATGCTCTTCGTCGGCTATCTGATCGCCGCGCTGGGACCGCTGGCTTTCGGATATTTGCGCGACCGGACGGATGGTTATTTCGCGTCCTATTTCATGCTGTTTCTGGTTGCCGCGGGAATCACGCTGATGGTGCCGCTGCTGCGGCCTGCTTCGGTGGCGAAACACGCGCCCGTTCCGGCGGCGTCCGAATCGCCGTGA
- a CDS encoding organic hydroperoxide resistance protein produces MSQETKVLYTGKTRTTGGRDGAARSPDGRLDVKLSGPGSAAPGTNPEQLLAAGWSACFIGAMGLAAQRLKVALPRDTHVDAEIDLAMNDGAYFLQARLNVSVPGVDADVAQALVDAAHQTCPYSKATRGNIDVTVTVV; encoded by the coding sequence ATGAGCCAGGAAACCAAAGTTCTGTATACCGGCAAGACCCGCACCACCGGCGGGCGTGATGGCGCTGCCCGCAGCCCGGATGGCCGCCTCGACGTGAAGCTCTCCGGTCCCGGCTCGGCCGCGCCCGGCACGAATCCCGAACAGTTGCTGGCCGCAGGCTGGTCGGCATGCTTCATCGGCGCGATGGGCCTGGCCGCGCAAAGGCTGAAGGTTGCCCTGCCGCGCGACACGCATGTCGACGCGGAAATCGATCTGGCCATGAACGACGGCGCGTACTTCCTGCAGGCACGACTGAACGTCAGCGTGCCGGGCGTCGACGCCGACGTCGCGCAAGCACTGGTCGACGCAGCGCACCAGACGTGCCCGTATTCGAAGGCGACGCGCGGCAACATCGACGTGACCGTCACCGTCGTTTGA
- a CDS encoding DUF4148 domain-containing protein — protein MTLELLQENDMKVKMIALTFAACAAVATTTFAFAGSPVDTRADHDAPQARQSVSVGGVPKGKTRAEVREELVRAEKDGQLAALDKLYRGG, from the coding sequence GTGACACTTGAATTGCTTCAGGAGAACGACATGAAAGTAAAGATGATCGCTTTGACCTTTGCGGCTTGCGCTGCCGTTGCAACCACCACTTTCGCTTTCGCAGGCAGCCCGGTCGACACGCGTGCCGACCATGACGCACCGCAAGCGCGCCAATCGGTGTCGGTCGGCGGCGTGCCGAAGGGCAAGACGCGTGCCGAAGTGCGCGAGGAACTGGTGCGAGCGGAGAAAGACGGTCAGCTCGCCGCGCTCGACAAGCTGTATCGGGGCGGCTGA
- a CDS encoding cupin domain-containing protein, which translates to MYRYALATLALAGITISTAACAETIKPVKASKSDLAGAIFTRADAVKKEDHGERSTDVVTFTSTDTAYQTGVYRSGPSHEEITGPQGLPYNEFLYFLSGSVKLTSSDGSVMIVKTGEAVTLPQGWTGHFDTPGYTKLYVTYSPDDGKKQSDISGHPNTEE; encoded by the coding sequence ATGTACCGATACGCACTCGCAACGCTGGCGTTGGCCGGCATCACGATCTCGACCGCCGCGTGCGCAGAGACGATCAAACCGGTCAAGGCGTCGAAGTCCGACCTTGCCGGTGCGATATTCACGCGCGCCGACGCGGTGAAAAAAGAGGACCACGGAGAGCGGAGCACGGACGTCGTGACGTTCACGTCCACCGACACGGCTTACCAGACCGGCGTCTATCGGTCCGGGCCTTCGCATGAGGAAATCACCGGGCCGCAAGGGTTGCCGTACAACGAGTTCCTGTACTTTCTGTCGGGCAGCGTGAAGCTCACGTCGTCCGATGGTTCGGTGATGATCGTGAAAACCGGCGAAGCCGTCACGCTTCCGCAGGGATGGACCGGACATTTCGATACGCCCGGCTATACCAAGCTCTACGTGACCTACAGCCCCGACGATGGAAAAAAGCAGTCCGATATATCGGGGCATCCGAACACGGAGGAATAG
- a CDS encoding phthiocerol/phthiodiolone dimycocerosyl transferase family protein produces the protein MRALGSTEHLFWLLDQNRPTHFAMVAEIDRRFTPNAWRAAFQALQRRHPLLSTCIGTDAQMNTGFYRAPDAAVPLCVIEQGTTSWQAEAAHEIATRFDWSTAPLLRATLLQDECGSTLILIAHHSVLDGMGAAYLIDELLRMLSGESAAPLPLVQSLETLLDADLNDAAVVPAPLPAPAPKPFRPDAADVPHIDAVALSAESTRRLVARARLEQTTVHGAIAAAIHEAGRRLSSEWAERALRTVTPIDVRDLAGEVGVANGVYITQTITIDDHPRRSDLWTAARKIKQDLAPSQTRASVAAELKALDTAMSARPSVQHAAGFLSNVLAFDVLLSNLGNQPIAATYDGLTLKALWGPFVTSGFADDQVVGVCTIDGILRLTHTSHGAIRGLLGEVRAILEEAVS, from the coding sequence GTGCGGGCGCTCGGCAGCACGGAACATCTGTTCTGGTTGCTGGATCAGAATCGGCCGACGCATTTCGCGATGGTCGCGGAAATCGACCGGCGTTTTACGCCGAACGCGTGGCGTGCGGCTTTTCAGGCACTCCAGCGCAGGCATCCGCTGTTGTCGACCTGCATCGGCACCGACGCGCAGATGAATACAGGCTTTTATCGCGCGCCCGACGCCGCGGTGCCGTTGTGCGTGATCGAGCAGGGCACGACTTCGTGGCAGGCGGAAGCAGCCCACGAAATCGCGACCCGCTTCGACTGGTCGACAGCGCCCTTGTTGCGCGCGACGCTATTGCAAGACGAATGCGGCTCAACGCTGATTCTGATCGCGCATCATTCCGTGCTCGACGGCATGGGCGCCGCGTATCTGATCGATGAGCTGTTGCGCATGCTGTCGGGCGAGTCGGCGGCGCCGCTGCCGTTGGTGCAGTCGCTGGAGACGCTGCTCGATGCCGACCTGAACGATGCCGCCGTCGTGCCGGCTCCGCTCCCTGCGCCCGCGCCAAAGCCGTTTCGTCCGGACGCCGCGGACGTGCCGCATATCGACGCCGTTGCACTTTCGGCCGAATCGACGCGCCGGCTCGTCGCTCGCGCACGGCTCGAGCAAACCACCGTACATGGCGCCATTGCCGCAGCCATTCATGAAGCGGGCCGGCGCCTGTCGAGCGAGTGGGCCGAGCGCGCGTTGAGAACCGTCACACCGATCGACGTACGCGATCTCGCCGGCGAAGTGGGCGTCGCGAACGGCGTGTACATCACTCAGACCATCACGATCGACGATCACCCGCGCAGGTCCGACTTATGGACTGCCGCCCGCAAGATCAAACAGGATCTCGCGCCTTCGCAAACGCGCGCGAGCGTAGCAGCGGAACTGAAAGCACTTGACACCGCGATGTCCGCGCGGCCGAGCGTTCAACACGCAGCCGGTTTTTTGTCGAACGTGCTGGCCTTCGACGTCCTGCTGTCGAATCTGGGCAATCAGCCCATTGCTGCCACGTACGACGGCTTGACACTCAAGGCGCTATGGGGCCCCTTCGTGACTTCAGGCTTCGCCGACGATCAGGTCGTCGGCGTGTGCACGATCGATGGCATCCTGCGTCTCACGCACACGAGCCATGGCGCAATCAGGGGACTTCTCGGCGAAGTCCGCGCGATTCTCGAGGAAGCCGTGAGCTGA
- a CDS encoding MFS transporter — protein MMAYPRTMSPRVASFVLLGALLTACGYGATFLLSMHFRSAGGGDVDTGFALAEAMVGALIGLPLVAWLAHWIGTARTTALAALVVGAGVVGFALIGRTGSLSVVPGLLVGIGWGGFYLAAPMMLVERTTDTERERWFLRFGSFQMAGVGGGPAFAALAIRNWHWTTGTVFCTVGGLCAMAALMLECFGRLSPAALPVAPPVRERWVREIGAIARTHAIYPIAIIALGSSVFSGLMTFQMSMAQETGVKAGTFFGLYSATVVVTRWLLSAIVIRMRVDATTQILLGFMILSVAVTFAVPHNALLHSASAVLLGTGYGLIYPIVQAQAVNSTDARHRRAVLTWFVASYFVGVFGFPALGSLVLVSMGSTMLLTLIAACGLAALFLSVVEHRKRVSLGVF, from the coding sequence ATGATGGCCTATCCACGCACGATGTCCCCGCGCGTTGCCTCGTTTGTGCTGCTCGGCGCGCTGCTGACTGCATGCGGATACGGCGCGACGTTCTTGCTGTCGATGCATTTTCGTTCGGCGGGCGGAGGCGACGTCGACACGGGGTTCGCGCTGGCTGAAGCCATGGTCGGTGCGCTGATCGGCCTGCCGCTGGTCGCCTGGCTTGCGCATTGGATCGGGACTGCGCGTACCACCGCGCTGGCTGCGCTCGTCGTCGGCGCGGGGGTCGTCGGCTTCGCGCTGATCGGGCGCACCGGCTCGTTGAGCGTCGTGCCCGGATTGCTGGTCGGTATCGGTTGGGGCGGGTTCTATCTCGCGGCGCCAATGATGCTCGTGGAGCGGACAACCGATACCGAACGCGAGCGCTGGTTCTTGCGGTTCGGATCGTTTCAAATGGCTGGCGTCGGCGGCGGCCCGGCATTTGCGGCGCTCGCGATACGCAATTGGCACTGGACGACGGGCACGGTGTTCTGCACCGTCGGCGGGTTGTGCGCGATGGCCGCATTGATGCTGGAATGCTTCGGCCGCCTCTCGCCCGCGGCGCTCCCCGTTGCGCCACCGGTACGGGAACGTTGGGTCCGCGAGATCGGTGCGATCGCCCGCACGCATGCGATTTACCCGATCGCCATTATCGCGCTCGGCTCAAGCGTCTTCTCGGGGCTGATGACGTTCCAGATGTCGATGGCACAGGAAACGGGCGTGAAGGCGGGTACGTTCTTCGGTCTTTATTCGGCCACCGTGGTTGTCACACGCTGGCTGCTCAGTGCGATCGTGATCCGGATGCGCGTCGATGCGACCACGCAGATTCTCCTCGGCTTCATGATACTGAGCGTCGCCGTGACGTTCGCCGTGCCGCACAACGCGTTGCTGCATTCGGCCAGCGCCGTGCTGCTCGGCACCGGATACGGCCTCATCTATCCGATTGTTCAGGCGCAAGCCGTCAACAGTACCGATGCGCGGCACCGGCGCGCCGTGCTCACGTGGTTCGTCGCATCGTATTTCGTCGGCGTGTTCGGCTTTCCGGCGCTCGGCAGCCTGGTGCTGGTCAGCATGGGCAGCACGATGCTGTTGACGCTCATTGCCGCATGCGGGCTGGCAGCGCTGTTTCTCTCGGTCGTCGAGCACCGGAAGAGGGTGTCGCTGGGGGTGTTCTGA
- a CDS encoding sensor histidine kinase translates to MANIPSLSSGALFESRITRSLRNVARVVFPHARELVVWPVRLVLAAGVLLVVGGMYDARAMLASALRPVASHDLLIVGVAAVVFALVATVLWLRMLRLDATISELAAAIENHGVDALPETLVERGVPSIARLARAINGAHRQHADRMTELLHVLAAYAHDLRTPLTRMMLRSGMLEDSALRDAIERDLAEMGELVEASVACARLQCSVPERPRHVDADELLGVLVDNYRDAGLTVDLDGRVGRPLVTFPHALRRVLVNLIDNALRYGGDVRLCVRVDARRVMLTVVDSGPGIVPAELEAVFTPWYRAPQTSARAPGSGLGLAIARRLTQAMQGELQLNNRSTGGLEARVTLPIALA, encoded by the coding sequence ATGGCGAACATTCCTAGCTTATCGTCAGGGGCCTTGTTTGAATCACGGATCACGCGCAGCCTGCGCAACGTCGCCCGCGTAGTGTTCCCGCATGCGCGTGAGCTCGTCGTGTGGCCCGTCCGCCTGGTTCTTGCGGCCGGCGTGCTGCTTGTCGTGGGGGGCATGTATGACGCGCGTGCGATGCTGGCGAGCGCATTGCGCCCGGTGGCGAGCCATGATCTGCTGATCGTCGGTGTGGCAGCGGTCGTGTTCGCGCTGGTTGCGACCGTGCTGTGGCTGCGGATGCTGAGACTGGATGCGACCATCAGCGAACTTGCCGCGGCAATCGAGAATCACGGGGTCGACGCGCTGCCCGAGACACTGGTCGAACGCGGCGTGCCCTCGATCGCAAGACTCGCGCGCGCGATCAACGGTGCGCATCGCCAGCACGCGGACCGCATGACGGAATTGCTCCATGTGCTGGCCGCCTATGCGCACGACCTGCGCACGCCGCTGACGCGGATGATGCTGCGTAGCGGGATGCTGGAAGATAGCGCGTTGCGTGACGCGATAGAGCGCGATCTTGCCGAGATGGGGGAACTGGTCGAGGCGAGCGTCGCCTGCGCACGACTTCAATGCAGTGTGCCGGAGCGTCCGCGCCACGTCGACGCGGACGAGTTGCTCGGCGTGCTGGTCGACAACTATCGTGACGCGGGCCTGACCGTCGACCTCGACGGACGGGTGGGCCGTCCGCTCGTGACGTTCCCGCACGCGCTGCGCCGCGTGCTCGTCAACCTGATCGACAATGCATTGCGTTACGGGGGCGACGTCCGCCTGTGTGTCCGGGTCGACGCCAGGCGCGTGATGCTCACCGTGGTGGATTCGGGGCCGGGTATTGTGCCGGCGGAGCTGGAGGCGGTGTTCACGCCCTGGTACCGTGCACCGCAGACGTCGGCGCGCGCACCGGGATCGGGGTTGGGGCTCGCGATCGCGCGTCGCCTGACACAGGCGATGCAGGGGGAACTGCAGTTGAACAATCGCAGTACCGGGGGCCTCGAAGCGAGAGTGACATTGCCGATCGCCCTTGCATGA
- a CDS encoding response regulator transcription factor — translation MPFSLSVTDLVSIVDDDPFVRTAMRSFVRSLGGEACEFASGPAFLASDVASRTGCLICDIQMPGMDGIEVLSRIEARGLRIPTVFVTAFATARERERVRASAALCLLEKPIDAQELEAWLARALGHG, via the coding sequence ATGCCTTTTTCACTCTCAGTCACCGATCTCGTATCGATTGTCGACGACGATCCCTTCGTGCGCACCGCCATGAGAAGCTTCGTGCGTTCGCTGGGCGGGGAGGCGTGCGAGTTTGCGTCGGGGCCGGCATTCCTGGCTTCGGACGTTGCGTCACGAACGGGCTGCCTGATCTGCGACATCCAGATGCCCGGGATGGATGGCATCGAAGTGCTGTCCCGGATCGAAGCGCGCGGCCTGCGCATTCCGACCGTATTCGTCACGGCGTTCGCCACCGCGCGCGAGCGCGAGCGCGTGCGGGCGAGCGCCGCGCTGTGTCTCCTCGAGAAGCCGATCGACGCGCAGGAGCTCGAAGCGTGGCTCGCCCGCGCGCTCGGGCACGGCTGA
- a CDS encoding response regulator transcription factor, with protein MLYAAPSSAVRNGRVVYVVDDDEFVRAALISLLRSIDLDVCAFSSTEEFLAATKGTGPSCLVLDVRLRGQSGIAFQKSLAENGGPQMPIIFITGHGDIAMTVKAMKAGAMDFLTKPFHDQELIDAVVAALDCDAKRLEASQSLLDLCACWESLTPREREVLQHVATGLMNKQVAGNMGIAEITAKIHRGQAMRKMKCRSVAELVRKMSALGIELPAH; from the coding sequence ATGCTCTACGCTGCGCCTTCATCCGCGGTTCGGAACGGCCGAGTCGTCTACGTCGTCGACGATGACGAATTCGTTCGTGCCGCGCTGATCAGCCTGCTGCGATCGATTGACCTGGACGTTTGCGCATTTTCCTCGACCGAAGAGTTTCTCGCGGCGACGAAGGGCACGGGACCGTCGTGCCTCGTGCTTGACGTGCGATTGCGCGGGCAGAGCGGGATTGCGTTCCAGAAGTCGCTGGCCGAGAACGGCGGTCCACAGATGCCGATCATCTTCATCACGGGGCACGGCGATATCGCGATGACGGTGAAAGCGATGAAGGCCGGCGCGATGGATTTCCTGACGAAACCGTTTCATGACCAGGAGCTGATCGATGCGGTGGTCGCGGCGCTCGACTGCGACGCGAAAAGGCTGGAGGCCAGTCAGTCGCTGCTCGACCTGTGCGCGTGTTGGGAATCGCTGACGCCGCGAGAACGCGAGGTGTTGCAACACGTCGCGACGGGCCTGATGAACAAGCAGGTCGCGGGCAACATGGGAATTGCGGAAATCACGGCCAAGATCCATCGCGGCCAGGCGATGCGAAAGATGAAGTGCCGCTCGGTCGCCGAGCTGGTGCGCAAGATGAGTGCGCTCGGCATTGAGCTGCCCGCGCACTAG